In one Umezawaea sp. Da 62-37 genomic region, the following are encoded:
- a CDS encoding acyltransferase, with protein MTSTPRPTTDLTTGPNANTIASRLPSLTGMRFIAAFFVFTCHVSALGYFSPEVTAWLTRYTLGSGWLGVEFFFMLSGFVLMWSRRADDTKPRFWRRRFAKIYPVHVFTWLAAIVIALWAGEAITGARIVPSLFLVQAWTSDPVVMGSINVPSWTLSCELLFYLLFPWLAALVARIRPDRLWWWAGGVAAAAMLLPLLVYLVVSSDPLLPGMQMSAMQNWLLVSFPPARALDFALGVVLGQLVRTGGRVPFRMPAAIGLLAVGFALELLLAPTVFGLTMPLVVPLGLVLLAGAKADIEGTSSVFRAKGMIWLGELSFAFYMVHFLVLYYTHVAIGMSVSWSIPVAIGIALVLCGVTLLIAWGIHSFIERPAMRHWSRPRRTPDPRVATATDSA; from the coding sequence ATGACGTCAACCCCGCGCCCCACCACCGACCTGACCACTGGGCCGAATGCGAACACCATCGCGAGTCGACTGCCCTCGCTCACGGGAATGCGTTTCATCGCCGCGTTCTTCGTCTTCACCTGCCACGTGTCGGCCCTCGGGTACTTCTCACCGGAGGTCACCGCCTGGCTGACCCGCTACACGCTCGGCTCCGGCTGGCTCGGGGTGGAGTTCTTCTTCATGCTCAGCGGCTTCGTGCTGATGTGGTCGCGGCGCGCCGACGACACCAAGCCCCGGTTCTGGCGGCGCCGATTCGCCAAGATCTACCCCGTCCACGTGTTCACGTGGCTGGCCGCGATCGTGATCGCGCTGTGGGCGGGCGAGGCGATCACCGGCGCCCGCATCGTGCCGAGCCTGTTCCTGGTGCAGGCGTGGACGTCCGACCCGGTCGTCATGGGCTCGATCAACGTCCCCAGCTGGACGTTGAGCTGCGAACTGCTGTTCTACCTGCTGTTCCCGTGGCTGGCGGCGCTGGTCGCCCGGATCAGGCCCGACCGGTTGTGGTGGTGGGCGGGCGGGGTCGCCGCGGCGGCCATGCTGCTGCCCCTGCTGGTCTACCTGGTCGTGTCCTCCGACCCGCTGCTGCCCGGTATGCAGATGTCGGCGATGCAGAACTGGCTGCTCGTGTCGTTCCCGCCCGCTCGGGCGCTGGACTTCGCGCTCGGCGTCGTGCTCGGCCAACTCGTCCGGACCGGTGGTCGCGTCCCCTTCCGGATGCCCGCCGCCATCGGACTGCTGGCGGTCGGGTTCGCGCTGGAACTGCTGCTGGCGCCCACGGTGTTCGGCCTCACCATGCCGCTGGTGGTGCCGCTGGGACTCGTGCTGCTGGCAGGCGCGAAAGCGGACATCGAGGGCACGTCGTCGGTCTTCCGGGCCAAGGGCATGATCTGGCTCGGTGAGCTGTCGTTCGCCTTCTACATGGTGCACTTCCTGGTGCTGTACTACACGCACGTCGCGATCGGCATGTCCGTGAGCTGGTCGATCCCGGTGGCGATCGGCATCGCGCTGGTGCTGTGCGGGGTGACGCTGCTGATCGCGTGGGGCATCCACTCGTTCATCGAACGGCCCGCCATGCGGCACTGGAGCAGGCCGCGCCGCACGCCGGACCCCCGAGTGGCCACCGCTACCGACTCGGCCTGA